One genomic window of Gemmatimonadota bacterium includes the following:
- the radC gene encoding DNA repair protein RadC, which yields MPTLLADHDRPRERLWRLGPAALNVRELLAILLGTGSGEQDALATAEQLLHAADGGLRRLAARPGAELMKTAGVGEAKAARLLAAFELAGRLAREARPAAPRIREPADVARFVGDRLRDLPVEEFHLLALDTRSRVLRDVLVTRGLIDSSLVHPREVFRAAIAEAAAGIILVHNHPSGDPTPSPEDRAVTRQLVAAGQLLDLPVYDHVIIAGDRFTSFATAGLL from the coding sequence ATGCCCACCCTCCTCGCCGATCATGACCGCCCCCGCGAACGCCTCTGGCGCCTCGGCCCCGCCGCCCTCAATGTCCGCGAACTCCTCGCCATCCTCCTCGGCACCGGCTCCGGTGAACAGGACGCGCTCGCCACCGCCGAACAGTTGTTGCACGCCGCCGATGGCGGGCTGCGCCGACTCGCAGCACGGCCCGGCGCCGAACTGATGAAGACCGCCGGCGTGGGCGAGGCGAAGGCCGCCCGCCTCCTCGCCGCGTTTGAACTCGCCGGTCGACTCGCACGCGAGGCACGCCCCGCTGCGCCACGCATCCGCGAACCGGCCGACGTTGCCCGCTTCGTTGGTGACCGACTTCGCGACCTCCCCGTCGAGGAGTTCCACCTGCTGGCGCTCGACACCCGGTCGCGCGTGCTCCGCGACGTGCTGGTCACCCGTGGACTGATTGACTCGTCGCTGGTGCATCCGCGCGAGGTCTTCCGCGCGGCGATCGCCGAGGCGGCGGCAGGGATCATCCTGGTGCACAACCATCCGAGTGGCGACCCGACGCCGTCCCCCGAGGATCGGGCGGTGACGCGGCAGCTGGTGGCGGCGGGGCAGCTGCTCGACCTGCCGGTGTATGACCATGTGATCATTGCGGGGGATCGGTTTACGAGCTTTGCGACGGCGGGATTGCTATAG